In a genomic window of Trichoderma atroviride chromosome 4, complete sequence:
- a CDS encoding uncharacterized protein (TransMembrane:12 (i74-96o102-126i133-155o177-195i207-231o243-262i282-307o331-351i372-390o402-421i451-473o479-499i)) codes for MISSSMIIAGLSWWQAWICVWLGYSISACFIVMTGRIGATYHIGFPVIGRASFGIWGSLWPVFNRAAMACIWYGVQSYIGGTCVYLMIRSIWKSWDSSKMPGNFGTSATNTPEYVSFVIFWLCSLPALWFPVHKVRHLFTIKAYFVPVAGISFLIWACVRAGGVGPIIRQPSTLHGSKLGWQFVNGVMSSIANFATLVVNDSDFTRFARKPKDALWSQLFTIPLGFAITSFIGIIVSSSSTIIYNEPIWSPLDLLGKFIDDGSSGQRFGVFIIALAFALAQLGTNIAANSVSAGTDMTALLPRYINIRRGSYICAIIGLAMCPYNLLSSSNQFTTYLSAYSVFLSSIAGVIVSDYYLVRRGYLDTKELYDGRRTGPYFYTWGIHWRAYAAYISGILINVVGFAGAVGTKVPIGATYIYNLNFFCGFLVSLGVYWLLCKVSPIPATSDRWMEVGDHLDDAQPEYDTGSQQSYDEERDTAVKGHDKKDAVRVMDF; via the exons ATTGGAGCCACGTACCACATTGGTTTTCCAGTCATTGGCCGTGCATCTTTTGGAATCTGGGGGAGTCTATGGCCGGTTTTCAATCGCGCCGCCATGG CATGTATTTGGTATGGTGTTCAGTCTTATATTGGCGGTACCTGCGTCTACCTCATGATTCGCTCGATTTGGAAATCCTGGGACAGCTCCAAGATGCCAGGAAACTTCGGCACCAGCGCCACCAATACGCCGGAATATGTTTCTTTCGTCATATTCTGGCTGTGCTCCTTGCCAGCTTTATGGTTCCCTGTGCACAAGGTTCGCCATCTATTCACCATCAAAGCCTATTTTGTGCCTGTCGCAGGTATCTCGTTCCTCATTTGGGCCTGTGTCCGGGCTGGCGGTGTCGGTCCCATCATCAGACAGCCCAGCACTCTTCATGGGAGCAAGCTTGGATGGCAGTTTGTTAATGGCGTCATGTCTTCCATTGCCAACTTTGCCACTCTTGTCGTAAACGACAGCGATTTCACTCGATTTGCGCGTAAACCCAAGGATGCTCTCTGGTCCCAACTCTTTACGATTCCTCTGGGCTTTGCCATTACCTCCTTTATCGGCATTATCGTTTCCTCGTCATCCACCATCATCTATAACGAACCAATCTGGAGCCCCCTGGATCTCCTCGGAAAATTCATTGATGATGGTAGCTCTGGACAGAGATTCGGCGTCTTTATCATCGCCTTGGCATTTGCTCTGGCTCAGCTGGGTACTAACATTGCCGCCAATTCCGTCTCTGCCGGAACCGACATGACTGCGCTGCTCCCGCGCTACATCAACATCCGCCGAGGATCATACATTTGCGCCATCATTGGTTTGGCAATGTGCCCGTACAATCTGCTGAGCAGCTCCAACCAGTTCACGACCTACCTGTCTGCGTACAGCGTCTTCCTTAGCTCCATTGCTGGCGTTATAGTCTCGGATTATTACCTCGTGCGGAGAGGGTACTTGGATACCAAGGAGTTATACGATGGCCGTAGAACTGGTCCTTACTTTTATACCTGGGGAATCCACTGGCGTGCTTATGCTGCCTACATTTCTGGAATCTTGATCAATGTGGTTGGCTTCGCCGGAGCAGTGGGCACAAAAGTGCCCATTGGCGCTACATACATTTACAACCTCAATTTCTTTTGCGGATTTCTGGTTTCGCTTGGTGTCTATTGGCTGCTTTGCAAGGTGTCGCCTATTCCTGCTACTAGCGACCGATGGATGGAGGTTGGTGACCATCTCGACGATGCTCAGCCCGAGTACGACACGGGCAGCCAGCAAAGTtatgatgaagagagagatacGGCGGTCAAGGGGCATGACAAGAAAGACGCCGTGCGAGTAATGGATTTTTAG